The genomic segment GCCTTGAGGTGGTCGCTGAGCAGGGAGTGGGGCGTCGGGGGTCCACCAGAGGCCGGAGCTGGCCCCTGGGGCGGGGCTTGGGCGGGCGGGGCCCGGCTGGGGGACGAGCCCACGCTGTGGGAGCGCGAGTAGGGGGAGGATCCCACCTGGGGCGGGAAGGGCCACTGCCCCACCCTCTGGTCCCCGCGCAGCGCTGACACCGGGACGGGAGGGCACAGTGTGAGCCATCCATGGACTGGATCAATCATTCATTATCAACCCACAGTCTGGGATGAAGCCAGGCCACGTTTGAGGGACAGCTGGTTCCTGGAATACCGTCAGCATTCACACCCAAACTAGTTTTTTTTGTCATCACCTTTCAATATGTCTTGTTtgtgttggcacacacacacgcacgcacgcacgcacgcacgcacgcacgcacacacacaggcacgtacgcaaacacgcacacacacacacacacacacacacacaccggagacGATGGTTGAGTTAAGTTAAGTTCTCGTCGTCAAAGTAGGTAGCGCTGTAAGCCTTTTAGTTACCAAGCACAAAAAAGCAGAAACTACAATCTTGCAGGATCAACACACAACCCATATTTTGAACATGAAAACAATGGCAGTGTTGGCAGAAAGTGTGAACACATGCATCATGCGTCACGGCTGGGGAGTTTCCATATTAACGGTCTGTTGACCGGCCTGTTGGGTCATACtgctcaccttctctctccattAGAGAGTAGGGCTTGATCTCTCCTTCCACCTTTTTTGGGAGACCCTTTCTCGACGGGCCCACTGTAGGGAGAAAACAGACAAAATACTATGACAGAATCTGGGCTATAGATCCAAGGGACAAAGACTGAAATATTTGCCTCattcatgtgtgtttattttctgcctgACATTCCTCCCATGTCAAAATAAAACACCTGTTATCCAATCTCACAATTTTCTCAAGGAATATTTGATAGTTCAGTGAGAACCTTGTATGGTGTTTTAGCTATAATATATACCGTAGTACAGTTAAAGTGTATACTGTATGTAGTAAAACTAGTCACAGGCAGTTTTGAACAATTCAAATCTGGGTTAATGAAGATCATTAACCCAGGTGAAGATCAGCCTGACCCCATTGTCAATTACTTTATTGAACACTGACTGAATCAGTTAGGAATGTCTTCCCTAAAACATATGTGATCGAAATCACTCAGCACTTTTGGATATTCAACACTGACATGACATTTTTGCATCTACTTTGCATCTTTAACTCAATTTCAAAGTCAGATGAGTGCAGTTTTGATCCTACTTATTTTCTTGAGATGTTATAAGAACAAAAaaacggacagacacacaattaTTAAAGAGCAACAAAGCTCTAACATCAAACCAGCAATAAACTCTAAGCAGGCTATTCCCTGACTGGTACCAATTTGTGGCAATCCAAAACCCATTAGCTCTCCATGGCCCCGTTCCATCAGAGATGGTGGTTTGCACAAGTCTCACGAGGTCAGGGACCCTTCAGAGGTTAGACCTAGTGTGTAAAGTTGCGAAGTGTTTAACATGGGATGTTACGAAACCAACGCATAGCAGAGATTACTGCAGAGCTTATGTATAGAGTGAAaaggtccgtgtgtgtgtgctcatacCAAGGGCCTTTCTAGGCTTTTGAaatatccggggcttagcccagagggaaaGGGAAAATGCGCACGGCAAATCTTATGCTTTATTGCGCATGCACATCTTTCATAATGCTTTGCCTAAATACACAAAATgcgcagtttattatagctttaaatagctacctgactgctgtgctgcttatccccagacatctaaagatccattcaagttatttcagagtaaaatgaatacaagtgagacagaccttacctatatatatatatatatatatatatatatatatatatatatatatatatgactggggataggatagggtAATGGACTTAAAGGTaggtggtaaacagtctggttatgtttttaaaccgtttattctcttgccaggaGAACTATCTAGAAGGACTAAGCTACTTTATTTTGGGATGCCCCGGGAATCCTCATGTTTGTTTCTAGTGTAAAAGAagcttaaaaataaataaataaaggattcggggctaattaaataatatccggggCTTAAGCCCCGAatgaaacagcctagtgacgccactggttcatacctgtgtgtttgcgtccatacccgtatgtgtgcgtgcgtgtgactgtgttggtccgcgtgcatgtatgtgtgtgagtgtgtgacgtGCACATTTGTATAATCTAGATATGCCGGTCAGCCAAGCTTTAATTATTCTaccggagaggagagggggggaagggttCTTAGATCTTAATAACCAatgcaaaaaacaaaagcaaaacagACAGATGAAGGTGACCTTGTTtagcagagagacaggggggaggaaagggaggaacAGAGGGGGTAAGGATAAGGAGATAGGGGAGTTGAGACTAAGGAACAGAAAAAGTGATGAAGAGTCCTTACAAAAAGCCGTACATTCCCTGATCCGTCAGAGGAGAGTGGGGCGAGCCTGAGAGAGTTTGGTGGAGAATGAAAGAGTGTTTGGAACCAAAATAACCGCATGTCAACTCTCTGAAGgactctctcgctttctctatctctctcttatggtggaagagagagagacagagagttagatagagagagagcccttTCCAGATTTAACGTTTGACCTGAATATGTCTTGTTATATGGGTAAAACTAAATGAAACAGTTAATAATGTAGAAAGGAAATATGCAGATACCGCACACTATTTAGGTAAGACCATGCATGAACAGTTTGACTGAAGACCCATCAAGATGCTGATGACGAGTTTGGATAGGATGCACAGACTACATAGACCTCAAGAGAGATCTATTGTGTTATAGTTGTATACATCAATCAATGCAATGCCCATGACGACAATGTTGAAAATCTAACAGACGACATGTAATTAGAATTTTCAACGTGAAGTAATAATTACAAACGCCATTGTAAAGAAATTACCTGATTTGTTGAGGAAGAATCCCTCATAAACCACAAAGTTGTTCACCTGGCGACAACAGGAAAGCAAACATAGAAAATGCATCCATGGTTCCTTGATGTTTCGTTCAACTTAAACCTTCTGATCTTGTTCTGTTCCTGGAATAAATCCTGCCATGGATGGGGTGGCTATAAATAGCAGCTAAAACATGTCATCAGAAGAGATGATAAGCTTCCACTCCCCTCTGATCATGTTCCATACACCATCATGTCGAGGAATCAGACTCTTAAATGTACCactattattatcatttctGTTATGAGGTTTACTCGCAGACTGGTACCTGAGGAACACTCTGAGTCAGGCAGTAATGCTTTGCGAGGAAGGCGAGGAACTTGGCTGAGGGTCTGTCGTAGGCCATGAGCGCCGGCTCCATCTGCGTGTGCTGTGGAGGAAGATGAATGAAAGACACAGGAACAACGACACCTTGATGCCAACACACACTTGCCACCGCTGGAGACGCATTGCACCTTTGATGATTTCTCTCAAACCATTCCCCCTAGATTCCTATGCCGTCACTTCTCCCCCCTACAAATACCGACATCACCTTCTTGACGAATACTATGTAAAGtgtttcattgtttgttttgtgtgagtgagtgtttaatTGCTATAATTATGGCGTTGGTCTTATTAACTAATCGTGAACCTTATTCAGTTATTCTACTGAAATTAAAGTTTCCATCAATGGAAATTGACTGATGTTGCTCTATGGCTGATCTGGGTCGAGGGTATCATATCCCTGTATCTGATCCTCTAGGGGGAGACCAGACCCTGGCTGATCTGAGTCCAGAGGTTTCCATCGCTGTGTCTGACCCTCTGAGGGCAGACCAGCGCCCTGGCCGGAAACCACAGAGTGCGCAGGGCGGAGCTCTACAGATTGCCCTGAATGGGTCTGTATAGCGTCCTGAGGGTAAACTCATTCAAGAGGTGCAGATTTCAGAAGACGATATCtctacagtggccagtctacTACCCAGGTTCATTTTAAACCTTTACGGGCACCTTGTCTGAAGACGTTGTGATCGGGACCGGTCGGGTAAGCTTGTCTCTTCACGGCTACAAGAACATTTGGGTTTACAAAGCCGGACGAGTTTGCACTGCCTAACCTGGCTAGCCTAAAAATCGAAAGATTTTTTGAGACTACTCCTTGGCCAACTGTTCAAATAACACTGCCGTCTCAACGATAGGTGCCACTACCCAGAACTGAATCAGAATATAACCACCGGTCTGACCAGGGAGGCTCCGGTTACAGGAAGTGGATGTGAGTGCTAGGATCCTCTCTCTGTATCGGAGTAATGGAAGCACTGTCTGCAGCCATTAAAATGTAAAACTTGCAACACTGCTGACACGTGTGAAACATGAAACCTTTTAAATATTGCAGTTTTAATTATatgatgtttattttgataGAAATGTTAGAAAGACACACATCAATTCTATGTGTAATCAACAAATTAATGTGTGACTAATTTTTTTTGTGGGGTTTCTAGATCAATTGATCAGggtttaattatattttaattatgttggtCAGTTTTAAGTGTCCAAATTTGGATTAGCActgaagcactttaattgttttatCCACTGTATGTAACTGtcccatttgtgtttgtgtgtatgtgttgtcctAACTGTGTGTCGGAAGCCCACTTTTAAACTGCAACACAAGTTTACCTCAGGTACGAATAAAGTAACCTGAACCCTATAATAAGTTGCAGACTTTTCTTTTATCCATTTCCGTCTGCTTGAGACTAAGAGTTCCCAGGTTTCCAGGAGGCCTCACCTGCAGCATGAAGTCAAAGAGCTCCAGCCCGTAGCCGTGGCGCTGCAGGCTCTCTGAGACGTAGAAGTCCAGCACACACAGCGGCTCCGCCTCTAAGTGGGCTCCCCGCTGGTCCTGAGAACCACAGAGCACCAGGGGCCTTACGTCACCTGggggccatcttggttctgacGGCTAGCTTTGGTGGAGCTGCCTCCAACCGCAGCGGTCAGCGGTTAGAGGCAAGATGGACACCAAGATGGCCACTAAGTGAATAAGGCCCATCAAGACTTCTGGTCAGGCTTGTAAATCAATGAGAAACTTTGAAGTGCTTTTAAATGAGTACGAAATGTAGCAGTGGAAAAGGCTGTACactattaacacacacacaacgatatTTTCCTTCTGTAGTTTCCTGTCAATTTCCCTATTATAGCCTTAATGTTTTAACCATCACCGAACATTGTATGCAAAAGAGAATCTAATATTAATACcattggtaacactttataataactgGGTACATTAATGAACCAGTAAGTAACATAGTCAATGCAGTAAGCAATAGCCCaacccctagccctaaccctacccctaagCTATATAATAATGCTCATCACTGCATTAACTCATGTTAATGAGAATGAATGTTCCATTGTTGTAAGGTGTTTTACAACAAtggaacatttcaaattcacaATTCAAACAGTCGCCTCCTTCAAAGCTAGAAATATATTTGTTGGTCACTTACAAGGAGAAACAACTTCTTGTAGCCGACCTTGAGAAACCCTACTCCTGCTCCTTGGCCTCTGCATGGGGAAAAGGAACGATTGGGGAGGTTTACGTACTAGTGAGAAGAATATAAGACATATATTTCTCAACCCAGCTGGAGTAATGGCCTCCTCTTCATGGGTCAACAAAAGGGTTCTAGTTTATTGTTGACCATATATACTGGTCCAGAGGATTCACAGAGAGCACCATAGAGCCTCAAATGTAcccacagaatagctttgtTTAGCATCGGTATTGTTAGCACACTAGGGTGGAGTCTGTTTCCCAGAGATGTCCTCTTAACGTACACCAAGCACTAAGACAACCCTGGAGGGGTTATACTTGGTATGATGTTACTGTTAAAGACCTTTAGATGGCAACAATTTAATAACGTTTTATTTTGAGTAGTTTGGACGTGAAAAACGGTGTGATATAACAAGATACCCATTGCTGGTTTCATCCTTGATAAGGTAAAGGCTGTGCTGGTTGGACTGCAGCTTCACAGCACTTGTTATTGGAGCTGGCAACTGTTGAGCCTGTGGATGGAAAACATCACAACGGTAGATGGTTCACATTGATTTACAAAGCCCTGGTACTCTAGATAGATAATGCAGCTGTCATGCAATATTTATTACAGGTCCTTGCAGAGAATGGTCCTTTACAATTGTGGATGCACCATTTAGTTCCTTCAATGCAATTAGCGATAATTGCTTTTAACTACAACAAACACCAACCTTAGAGGAGGCTTTACCAAGCTCATCAATAACTGAAGCTATTTTGCTTTGCAGATCTGGCCTGGAGACAGAAATCAACAAAATATTAGACTCCGTTTGACCAGGATTGTTATGACACAATGACACAATATGATCCAGCCATCTTATACAGGAAAGCATAAACCCTGGGGATAGACGATGGGCGGGTATCAACAGTGACACTGACCAGaccaaccaacacaacacaacaaccatGTCACCTACCTTCCTTTGGATTTATCACCAGGAACAAGGCTCTGATCCAACACAGTGATCCGCTCTGGGAAGATGTTGTTAATATCAAAAGAGAACTCCATTGTTGAGCTACAAATAGATCTACATTAGCTGTAATTCTAACGTAGTAAATTCAAAGCTAATTCTAGAAAAGCAGTAGCAGGCGCTGAGCTAGCTAACCGTAGCCTTTAaacaaattatatttatttgtaaaagCGTTCTTTTAGAGTCTCGCTCTTACTCTTTTCAATACAATCTCTTATGCTAATCGCGTTAAAGGATTTCATTGTCTTTGTTGCAAAACGCCAGCATCTTCTAATCACATTGGCATTGCAgtgatgtgtgttggtgtggctGCGAGTCCACTCCCCGGCAACCTCACCGTAATAGCTCTAATAAATGAGCAATGGGATTTCAGAAAGAGTCTACATGATTATCTAAAGGCATAAAACCTCGCTTAAATGTCCATGCAATTACTAAAATATTGTCT from the Gadus morhua chromosome 22, gadMor3.0, whole genome shotgun sequence genome contains:
- the atat1 gene encoding alpha-tubulin N-acetyltransferase 1 isoform X2, encoding MEFSFDINNIFPERITVLDQSLVPGDKSKGRPDLQSKIASVIDELGKASSKAQQLPAPITSAVKLQSNQHSLYLIKDETSNGGQGAGVGFLKVGYKKLFLLDQRGAHLEAEPLCVLDFYVSESLQRHGYGLELFDFMLQHTQMEPALMAYDRPSAKFLAFLAKHYCLTQSVPQVNNFVVYEGFFLNKSGSPHSPLTDQGMYGFFGPVEKGSPKKGGRRDQALLSNGERSAARGPEGGAVALPAPGGILPLLALPQRGLVPQPGPARPSPAPGASSGLWWTPDAPLPAQRPPQGKTHQQTQAHGCQGQPSLLPHRQHQRSDAEPGPGALPSARPRPPSLPPLLAPRKPPGPAPPAGRHEWAHRMTGARGAKTELLPRRQAPPGPWEAGATRGGQRALLGGPCSWTLGEGPHTAQWVRQKQEYRSTRPW
- the atat1 gene encoding alpha-tubulin N-acetyltransferase 1 isoform X4, whose amino-acid sequence is MEFSFDINNIFPERITVLDQSLVPGDKSKGRPDLQSKIASVIDELGKASSKAQQLPAPITSAVKLQSNQHSLYLIKDETSNGGQGAGVGFLKVGYKKLFLLDQRGAHLEAEPLCVLDFYVSESLQRHGYGLELFDFMLQHTQMEPALMAYDRPSAKFLAFLAKHYCLTQSVPQVNNFVVYEGFFLNKSVGPSRKGLPKKVEGEIKPYSLMEREALRGDQRVGQWPFPPQVGSSPYSRSHSVGSSPSRAPPAQAPPQGPAPASGGPPTPHSLLSDHLKARRTSKHKHTVARGNHPCCHIDSISGLMLNRDQAPFHRPGPAHLHSPLCWRPGSPPARRPPQAGMSGRTA
- the atat1 gene encoding alpha-tubulin N-acetyltransferase 1 isoform X3 is translated as MEFSFDINNIFPERITVLDQSLVPGDKSKGRPDLQSKIASVIDELGKASSKAQQLPAPITSAVKLQSNQHSLYLIKDETSNGGQGAGVGFLKVGYKKLFLLDQRGAHLEAEPLCVLDFYVSESLQRHGYGLELFDFMLQHTQMEPALMAYDRPSAKFLAFLAKHYCLTQSVPQVNNFVVYEGFFLNKSVGPSRKGLPKKVEGEIKPYSLMEREALRGDQRVGQWPFPPQVGSSPYSRSHSVGSSPSRAPPAQAPPQGPAPASGGPPTPHSLLSDHLKARRTSKHKHTVARGNHPCCHIDSISGLMLNRDQAPFHRPGWRLADVLRDRGTDIQPVGNTNTHRLDTSTDLKEEGFARTNIHYLKQILSVFLCGQKWVG
- the atat1 gene encoding alpha-tubulin N-acetyltransferase 1 isoform X1: MEFSFDINNIFPERITVLDQSLVPGDKSKGRPDLQSKIASVIDELGKASSKAQQLPAPITSAVKLQSNQHSLYLIKDETSNGGQGAGVGFLKVGYKKLFLLDQRGAHLEAEPLCVLDFYVSESLQRHGYGLELFDFMLQHTQMEPALMAYDRPSAKFLAFLAKHYCLTQSVPQVNNFVVYEGFFLNKSVGPSRKGLPKKVEGEIKPYSLMEREALRGDQRVGQWPFPPQVGSSPYSRSHSVGSSPSRAPPAQAPPQGPAPASGGPPTPHSLLSDHLKARRTSKHKHTVARGNHPCCHIDSISGLMLNRDQAPFHRPGWRLADVLRDRGTDIQPVGNTNTHRPRPPSLPPLLAPRKPPGPAPPAGRHEWAHRMTGARGAKTELLPRRQAPPGPWEAGATRGGQRALLGGPCSWTLGEGPHTAQWVRQKQEYRSTRPW
- the atat1 gene encoding alpha-tubulin N-acetyltransferase 1 isoform X5, encoding MEFSFDINNIFPERITVLDQSLVPGDKSKGRPDLQSKIASVIDELGKASSKAQQLPAPITSAVKLQSNQHSLYLIKDETSNGGQGAGVGFLKVGYKKLFLLDQRGAHLEAEPLCVLDFYVSESLQRHGYGLELFDFMLQHTQMEPALMAYDRPSAKFLAFLAKHYCLTQSVPQVNNFVVYEGFFLNKSGSPHSPLTDQGMYGFFGPVEKGSPKKGGRRDQALLSNGERSAARGPEGGAVALPAPGGILPLLALPQRGLVPQPGPARPSPAPGASSGLWWTPDAPLPAQRPPQGKTHQQTQAHGCQGQPSLLPHRQHQRSDAEPGPGALPSARLEVSRRLERQRD
- the atat1 gene encoding alpha-tubulin N-acetyltransferase 1 isoform X7, with the translated sequence MEFSFDINNIFPERITVLDQSLVPGDKSKGRPDLQSKIASVIDELGKASSKAQQLPAPITSAVKLQSNQHSLYLIKDETSNGGQGAGVGFLKVGYKKLFLLDQRGAHLEAEPLCVLDFYVSESLQRHGYGLELFDFMLQHTQMEPALMAYDRPSAKFLAFLAKHYCLTQSVPQVNNFVVYEGFFLNKSVGPSRKGLPKKVEGEIKPYSLMEREALRGDQRVGQWPFPPQVGSSPYSRSHSVGSSPSRAPPAQAPPQGPAPASGGPPTPHSLLSDHLKARRTSKHKHTVARGNHPCCHIDSISGLMLNRDQAPFHRPVLCVRRLEVSRRLERQRD
- the atat1 gene encoding alpha-tubulin N-acetyltransferase 1 isoform X6, which encodes MEFSFDINNIFPERITVLDQSLVPGDKSKGRPDLQSKIASVIDELGKASSKAQQLPAPITSAVKLQSNQHSLYLIKDETSNGGQGAGVGFLKVGYKKLFLLDQRGAHLEAEPLCVLDFYVSESLQRHGYGLELFDFMLQHTQMEPALMAYDRPSAKFLAFLAKHYCLTQSVPQVNNFVVYEGFFLNKSGSPHSPLTDQGMYGFFGPVEKGSPKKGGRRDQALLSNGERSAARGPEGGAVALPAPGGILPLLALPQRGLVPQPGPARPSPAPGASSGLWWTPDAPLPAQRPPQGKTHQQTQAHGCQGQPSLLPHRQHQRSDAEPGPGALPSASAVRP
- the atat1 gene encoding alpha-tubulin N-acetyltransferase 1 isoform X8 — translated: MEFSFDINNIFPERITVLDQSLVPGDKSKGRPDLQSKIASVIDELGKASSKAQQLPAPITSAVKLQSNQHSLYLIKDETSNGGQGAGVGFLKVGYKKLFLLDQRGAHLEAEPLCVLDFYVSESLQRHGYGLELFDFMLQHTQMEPALMAYDRPSAKFLAFLAKHYCLTQSVPQVNNFVVYEGFFLNKSGSPHSPLTDQGMYGFFGPVEKGSPKKGGRRDQALLSNGERSAARGPEGGAVALPAPGGILPLLALPQRGLVPQPGPARPSPAPGASSGLWWTPDAPLPAQRPPQGKTHQFP
- the atat1 gene encoding alpha-tubulin N-acetyltransferase 1 isoform X9; amino-acid sequence: MEFSFDINNIFPERITVLDQSLVPGDKSKGRPDLQSKIASVIDELGKASSKAQQLPAPITSAVKLQSNQHSLYLIKDETSNGGQGAGVGFLKVGYKKLFLLDQRGAHLEAEPLCVLDFYVSESLQRHGYGLELFDFMLQHTQMEPALMAYDRPSAKFLAFLAKHYCLTQSVPQVNNFVVYEGFFLNKSVGPSRKGLPKKVEGEIKPYSLMEREALRGDQRVGQWPFPPQVGSSPYSRSHSVGSSPSRAPPAQAPPQGPAPASGGPPTPHSLLSDHLKARRTSSLNRSQLGFY